In one window of Drosophila innubila isolate TH190305 chromosome 2L unlocalized genomic scaffold, UK_Dinn_1.0 4_B_2L, whole genome shotgun sequence DNA:
- the LOC117781037 gene encoding apolipoprotein D: protein MPNLQIYFIASILLVAFVTQATTLAVFKGPCPNNMTSIGNFDMKRYLGKWYSHSMYALFSKKIPNCKSIEFIQEKDATYTLTNKEISTVTHTLKTKTYKINNIDSTIGKFDMEINEKGDTRSIEIYILDTDYDSFAIQFMCFDSNSVFNFQWAVINTRKRIPSAETIFTAQKMAQLSGIKISKMIKVLQHACPSDT from the exons ATGCCCAACCTACAAATCTATTT TATTGCATCAATTTTGTTGGTTGCCTTTGTTACTCAAGCAACGACTTTGGCTGTGTTTAAAGGACCCTGTCCAAATAACATGACATCTATTGGAAACTTTGATATGAAGCGGTATTTGGGTAAATGGTATTCACACTCCATGTATGCGTTGTTTTCGAAGAAAATTCCCAATTGCAAGTCCATTGAGTTCATACAGGAAAAGGATGCTACCTATACACTTACAAATAAGGAAATCAGCACCGT GACTCAtacactgaaaacaaaaacatacaaGATAAATAATATCGATAGCACGATTGGCAAGTTTGATATGGAAATTAACGAAAAAG GCGACACTAGAAGCATTGAGATCTATATTTTAGACACGGATTATGATAGCTTTGCTATTCAGTTCATGTGCTTCGATTCCAATAGCGTTTTCAACTTTC AGTGGGCTGTGATCAATACACGCAAGCGAATACCATCAGCAGAAACTATATTCACAGCTCAAAAGATGGCCCAACTCTCAGGCATAAAGATAAGTAAAATGATTAAGGTATTGCAGCATGCCTGTCCGTCAGatacttaa
- the LOC117780147 gene encoding apolipoprotein D, with protein MRQSISTSIWLLTLVAFSGVLAQVPFPGQCPEVKIMDEFDVNAYMGIWYEHSKYPFAFELGKKCIYASYEIVDNTTVSVVNSAINRFTGKSTNVTGTAKVIAPAQLAVSFSKNQVVSKPNYLVLGTDYESYAVVYSCNSLTPLAHLKIVWILTRQREPTVESIDAAHKILDDNKISQAMLIDTLQKNCPQLEGNATDSALMQLEEDDFDINAVHEAIEKA; from the exons atgcgTCAGTCAATCAG CACTTCAATCTGGCTGCTTACACTTGTGGCTTTTAGTGGAGTCTTGGCTCAAGTACCCTTTCCCGGCCAATGTCCAGAAGTAAAGATAATGGACGAATTTGATGTGAATGCG tATATGGGTATCTGGTATGAGCATTCAAAGTATCCATTTGCCTTTGAGTTAGGCAAAAAGTGTATTTACGCAAGCTACGAGATTGTCGATAATACTACAGTATCTGTAGTGAATTCGGCTATCAACAGATT CACGGGTAAATCAACAAATGTAACAGGAACTGCAAAGGTCATTGCACCTGCTCAGCTGGCCGTATCTTTCTCAAAGAATC AGGTGGTCAGCAAGCCGAACTATCTGGTACTGGGAACCGATTACGAATCATACGCAGTTGTCTATAGCTGTAATAGCCTCACTCCTCTGGCCCATTTGA AGATTGTCTGGATATTAACTCGCCAACGGGAGCCCACAGTCGAGTCCATCGATGCTGCCCACAAGATTCTCGATGACAATAAGATTTCTCAAGCCATGCTGATCGATACCTTACAGAAGAACTGTCCCCAACTGGAGGGCAATGCAACTGATTCGGCATTAATGCAATTGGAGGAGGATGACTTTGACATCAATGCAGTTCACGAGGCCATTGAGAAGGCATGA